The Acanthopagrus latus isolate v.2019 chromosome 11, fAcaLat1.1, whole genome shotgun sequence genome segment acacaacaaaaactacaacaagACTCTTTTACATGACACAAGCAGCCAGCtgagacactgctgctgctctgaatcCAATTTTTGCTCAGCCTCactctcctcccccccttctcaccctcaccctctcctcctcctgctcctcctgctcctcctcctcctccctcctcccctgtgCTTTTGATCCCACAGGGACTTGGAGCCTTTACATTCCTGTCATTCCAGCCGCAGCGAACAATCGGCCCTCAGTTATTTATTGGTGCAGCTCGCAGCTCCGCTCGGTTCAGTCTGCTGCCGGCCGTCGACGCGCTCACACACTCGGTTACATGGAGGCGAGCAGAGGGACGAACTTGTGTTGAATCGAGCGCAGGATACTTGTTCACATTAACGCGAACTGTGTGGTGTGGGATGAGACTTTAATCTGGTGAGtagcttttaatgtttttgtgtgtgtgtgtgtgtgtgtgtgttttttttttccttgcctcTTTGTGGCTCGGGTCGGACCGCGTTTGGCACGGATTTGTCGCATGGCGCAGTATTAACGATGTGAGTCAGTgagtttacatgtttttaagaGAATAGTTATTTATCTATGTGTATTTTAGTCACCGGACTTGATTTTTACGTACACACGTATctcaaaatgtaatgtaaaattaaTCTAAATCGATTAAATTGAGTTTCTGGTCGATTTTAAAGCCCCCTCATCaggatgttttcattttaattcccaatgagagctgagagagcaggtatttatttatttatttatttatttatttatttatttatttggggCAATATGTTGTTTAGGGGGAAGATGAAAAATTGATTCGACACAATTTCATGATGCTTGATTGTGTTTATATTAGCTAAGCAGCCTCCTTGTGAGGTTctaacaatgaaaatatttacatatatatataaattatggaaaatatatcaaacagatatttcaatatttgtaatattgtcataaatgagttttttttttttagttatatTCTTCTTTTGTAAATTACACAGCACCCCTTTGAATTAAGCTTTTTACATGTCTTGATCATATTTTGGACGTGTTCATTGTCATGTTTATGTCATATTATGTGAAAGCtaccctgtttgttttgtgtattggggggggggaagtCTGTGATGTTTATAGCAACTGGTGACTATTACACttccagtctgtctgtctgtcgggGAAAGTTATGCTTAAAGTGTGTGGGCAATAAAACTGGATctgctctgacatcactgtcaaGGGGTATTTCCAGCAACAGCTCATGTCCTGAGAGCAGAAGTCATTGTGCAATGGATGTTTGTAAAGTAACTGAGAGGAATTTCTGACTGTTGGCACACAACTGAAATAGTGCCATTGATCATTGAATGAACTGGATGATAACAGAAACCCTGATAACCCACTGTAACGCTGATGTTGTGCAGTAAGTCTGATCGAGATTGTTGTTTCTCCTCCAGATCTGTCATCCTTGAACTGCCACCGTTTCTTTGCTCATTTCCcactgactgaaatgagaaccGCTGAAGACTCATCTGGCACGGTCCTGCACCGTCTCATCCAAGAGCAGCTCCGCTACGGGAACCTGACAGACACTCGCACGCTCCTCGCCATCCAGCAGCAGGCCCTGCGTGGAGGCAGCAACAGCGGCGGCGGGGGCACGGGCAGCCCTCGCTCATCTCTGGAGAGCCTGACTCAGGAGGAGTCCCAGTACATCCACATGTCAAAACGACAGGAGCCTCAAGGCCAGGAGCACCAGGGGGACGGCCTGCACTCCGAGAGCCAGGTGTGCCACCTGTACCAGCTCCACGGAGAGGAGCTGCCCACCTATGAGGAAGCCAAAGCCCACTCCCAGTACCTGATCTCTCAGCAGGGACAGGCAGAGCAGGAAGGCCCCAGCATGGACATAATGGGGGTTCACAGCGAGGGACAGTGGGATATGAAGAGGGAGCACGCTCGCTCCCTCAGCGAGAGGCTtctgcagctttctctggagagGAACGGACTGAGACACAGTCTGGCTATGAGCTCTTCACACAGCTATCCACAgctgtgtaataataataataatgtaaacacTGTGGCCCCTGACAGACAAGGGGTCCAACAGTGTGTGGACCAGCGCGGGCCACCCCCGGACTATCCTGTCATTGCCAGACTCCCTGGATATATGGTCAGCCACTCACAGGAGCATGGACAGTACTGCAGagaccctcctccacccttctTCTCACAGCACGACAGGTAAACAGATGGAGGACACTGTGGAATAATGCTTTAGTTAAACTGTGGTCAGATTAACAGCTTCAGACAAAGCATGCATTGACTGTTTCCCAGACCTTGTGGCTTTCAGCGGTGTAGTAATGAATTACTCATGTCTCCCCTCCACAGGTATGTGTCGGCTCAGTCCCAGGTGGCTCACAACAGCATCACCGCCGCCTCCAGCGGTAACTCAGCTCAGACCGACATGTTGATGCGGGAGAACGAGCGGCTCAGGAAGGAGCTGGAGGTCTACGTCGAGAAGGCCGCCAGGCTGCAGAAGGTGAGAAAAGAAGGCGGTGTGATGAGTGGAGCTGTTGGCCCACGGAGGGTGTGgaaatcataaaaataacagtttctTGCCAGTACATGCCAGGATGATAAGCTGTCTGGAAGTTAAGgaagaaacacaggagagagatCCAAACTATTGGTTCACGtcatggagttttttttttaatcaggtttATATCATTGTTTTCATGGTATGTTGAGAGTTTTCTCCTCATTCCAGCCGCTGGAATGTCCCACAACACATCCTACCCTTTGTCCTTCAAACATGCTGGCGTATTGCCATGAAAGGAGATAAATGCCTTGACACCTGGGACCCACAAGTGTTCACTCAGGAATGTTGATTCTCGCTTTTCAGTTGCACATAGTGTTAAAAAGCCTGcaggcgagaaaaaaaaaagaaaaaggctggtATTTGTTGAAGTGACTAATTAGCCTCATTGATATTAATGACTGAAACATTAACCACAGTCCAGACTATGAATGAGGATGCTTCTCCCAGAGACTGATCACCTTCTCACATTCTCTTCCCAGTTGGAGTTGGAGATCCAGAGGATATCTGAAGCGTATGAAACCCTGATGAAGGGCTCTGCCAAGCGGGAGACTCTGGAGAAAACAATGAGGAATAAACTAGAGGCTGAGATTAAGAGGTTGCACGACTTCAACAGAGACCTGAGAGGTATGTGGCCAATTAAAGTGCCCTGGAAATGCACCGCCTGCTTTTAAATGTgacccagtgtgtgtgtaacagcCATGTTTTGTCTGTGATCCTCTCTGCAGAACAACTGGACACGGCTACCAAACAGCGAGCGGCCGAGTGTTCAGACCAGAGGCAGCATGTCTTTGTTAAGCTGCTGGAGCAAAGTGAGTCTTTCATTAGAGAAACTGTCCTCTCATAGCATGCCTCAagaagagggggggggagatgtGAGTTTTTATCTGATTCGACAAGTCGCACAGCCCCATGAAGCACTAAACAATGGCAGGAACATAGTTTAGCAGGGATTGGTTTCCTGGTATGTTTTAAAAGCCCCGCATGTCAGGACACAAATGGCTCTATCTCTAATGTTAAGAGTCACTCTTGGCACTCAGATGCCATTTTTCATAGCTGTAGTGAATGCGGCCTGGATTCCAGGATTTTTTAAAGGTATTTGAGGCTGTTCCAGCATTAGGAATGCCCCCCTCCCCAGTCAGTTTTGCATCACTGCTGACTTCCCTCCTTGAGGGGGACTAATAAGTCTGGGACTCCAGGGCGTCCAGGCCTAACTCAACATGACCCCTGGCTCGCTCACTCTCCTTGTTTGGGCATTTCTTTACCTCGTGGTTTAATCACGACGGGCCAGTTGTGCAtatttctgtcctctgtttctgttctgtgcagGGACAGAAAGTTAACCcaactgatgtttttcattttgcttaaTCTTTGCAGACATATCTGACAATAAAGATAAGatctgttttgcaaaaaaaaaaaaaaaaaatcttatgaATCAGTTACATAATCGGCCATATTGTAAACAGCCATGTGACTGAAATATTGTCCGTTTTCCTGAAAGCAGTTATCTTTTGGCAACAGCAGCAAAACCACATTTGAATTACAATAGAgggatgtgtattttttttctttctgttacaAGGACCACTTGAATTATATTTTGAGCTGCTTGTTTACTTCACGTCCTTAGAGGCATTCCAGAGCTTTTCCCAAGTACAAAGCTATGCCTGTGTGCGTAAGTGGATAAGAGGAAGTCTGCATTCCCTCCACAGGCATGCACTCGCGTTGTGTAATCAACCTCCTTTTTAAAGTGGCACAACTGATAAACTGGCTTCCTTTTGAAAAGTTTCCATTGAAAGACAGACTAACCTTTGATTAGTGAATTAGGAATggtttattttaatgttgattGCAATGTTGAGGTTGTAACTGATTGATTTTAGAAGACATGTTGTCTGATTTTGAAACACATGCCTTGACGGCAGTTCGTTGGGTCACATTCCACTGAAAACAGCCACTTGTCTGACCCCATCAAGGACCACTGAATAGTCTTGACACAGTTCACCCTTCTTAAGCAATGATCCCTGGTATCCTTTGTATCTTCCAGGATCGTATCAGTGACTTGAACCACcattcacctttttttcctcctttcctgtATTTtagatgaggagcagcagcgtGAGCGCGAACAGCTGGAGAGGCAGATACAGCACCTGCGTGTCTCCGGAGAGGACTGCCAGCGGAGACGGGAGATGCTCGAGCAGGCGCTGGCCTCGACGCAGGCCCGCAACCggcagctggaggaagagctgcagaggaagagggcCTACGTGGAGAAAGTGGAGCGACTGCAGAGCGCGCTGGCTCAGCTGCAAGCGGCCTGCGAGAAGAGGGAGACGCTGGAGCTGCGGCTGCGCACTCggctggagcaggagctgaaAAGCCTGAGAGCACAACAGGTGAGGAGAAGAGCGACTGACGTGgacttgtgtttgtcttcttgtcaAGAGTGAGATGAGTAGATTGGTGCGTGTTTAtctgctaaatatgaagctagagCGTGTTGTTTAGCTTACCTTAGCATAATGCTAAAATATTGTTTGTTCAAACCAAACAGACTCTTAATGTTGCTTTGACATTTGAGTTGATTTCTAGTTGGAAACATTCCAGATTTGACTAAAATTATCAGTAGAATGTGAgttctgatttttttaatgtctatATATCGGTttctgaggttagcatgctgacctGTGAACTGGTCTGAAGCTCTTGTGCTAACACggtaaacaccaacacaccccTGGTTCCCCTAACTCCCAGCCTGGACTGCTGCCTTGGCAGCAAATggtgctaactagctaaaggcagctacTGTTAGCGATTAATGCCCCATAGTTCttagtatgaattcaacaggtggcttATTCTTGCATACTGCACCTCTAAATGATAGTTTTGCTTGCCAAATGTTAACGATTGCCTGTTGTCTCAGTCTCAGAACCAGGCCGCTGACCCCACGGCTTCAGAGCTGAGCTCCTCCACGTTGCAGCAGCagttgagggagagagaggagcgtaTTCTGGCCCTGGAGGCCGACATCACCAAGTGGGAGCAGAAGTATCTGGAGGAGAGCACCATGAGGCAGTTTGCAATGGATGCagctgccactgctgcagcgCAGAGGTACGTTTAAACATGGAGAGTCATagcaaagataaacaaaacaacatttaattatGACAAATGTATCGAAGTGGACGTATTTTAACAGACTTCTGTTTTCCTTGCAGAGACACAACCATCATCAATCACTCGCCTCGACATTCGCCAAACAACAGTTTCAATGAAGACCTCCCTTTGTCGAGTCACAGACATCAGGAGATGGAGAACAGGTAAACATCCTTCCACGTATTTGTCGGATATTATTTATGGCTGCGTCTTGGGAGCTTTGGTCTAACGGTGTATTCTTTGTGTTTAGGATCCGCGCACTTCACGCTCAGCTCCTGGAGAAGGATGCTGTCATCAAAGTCCTCCACCAGCGCTCCAGATTGGAGCAGGGCAAGCTGGAGAAACAGGGGCTTCGTCTCGCCAGGTCCGTCCCCTCTATCAACACCGTgaccagcagcacagagagcaaAGGTGAGCATTAGACACCGAGGGAGTTTTGAATCCCTAATAACACGTGCTATCAAGCGACAACTGGCAGACTGTTCAGCGTCGCCAGACAGAATGTACACTTCCTAAATAAAAATCTCCACAGTAGGAGACAACCCTTTCGCCTCCCTCAAATAGACAACGTGTTTTTAAACTGGAATGCATATCATCTCTCGCTCCAGAATAGCCCGATCCAGAATAGTCATGGGAACAGACTCAGCGGGGCAGATGTTCGGCAGCGTGTAAATGTGGATGTAAGCGGGTAATTAAGCAGcctcctctctttgtgtttgtagcAAAGAGCCTCTCAGATGACCAGACAggtgctgcttctgctgccgCGCTGCAACCCCGACCCCGCGTGGTGCCCAAGCGCCCCAGCCGGGACTGCAGCACCCAGAGTGACGAGGCCCCGCCGGAGCCTGCGGTGACGGCAGAGCTGAAGATGTTTGCGCCGTTGTCAGCAGCCACAACCGGTGGGTTTACTGTTTTGTTAAGCCTTTGACACCCAATCACCAGGACACTAACTACTCCATTTGACCATCTATTTGACCTCTATTCAAAGTGTAACCAGCCCCTCGGTCAAGATGTACTGTTTCTTACGAATAAGTTAAAACTTTGCTTGTAAAATTAAACAGGCTTGTTTGCAGCTTTAGCATACCAAGGCTTGCTCTTCTAATCTGCTAATTTTATCTTCACTGCAGACACCTCGGAGGAGCCAAAAGCACCACTCAAGACATTCAAGAGCATCAACAGCTCGGACGCGGAGATGGTTGAAATCCTCATTTGAGCGCTCACTCCAGCTGCATATGACTGAACACTGACAGCCAACGATGACAGAGACTTTTTGGCCGGAGGTGTTAAGGGCCTTCCTTGACGTCTGACCACAAGTGAAGAAAAGGCTGgtgtaaatataaataacagTCCAGAACGTGGCACAGTGTGGAGATGGAGAGCTGAGCTTTCCCTCGACTGCACGAGTCGCCTCACGAGTCAGAATGGTTCAAGGTACCTGGACTGAATTGTGCGCTAAGAAAGGAACCGGGCTGCTGATTGTGCATATGTTGTgcatgttatgttttgtttttttttgttatgttttgtatttatatttgtaaatgCTGCTCATATTGTGAGATGAGGAGAACAAGGATCACTCATCTTGCTCTGGTCCACTTAAATTATACACAGATATACCCGTCTGAATTAAGAGCTCAACACATCTATGTTATGTTTGGTTTATTTAGAATTTCCAGTAGCGATCCTATTACTAAGTCTCTCTGAAAATAATGGGAATATTTATAAAATGACTCAGTATGAGGATAAATCTGTCTAACAGAGCCACTCAAGCCTGAATTAACAGTTGCTCCCCTCTTTAAAATACACTCGGGTCGTGCTCACAGCTCAGCGGAGGATTTGGAAACTTCCTTTGAATGCGAAGCCTGCTCATTTCTCTCTTAAAAAAGCCAGCGAGGATTGACAGCGTTTCACGGGGGTCTAATTTTCCAGATCCCAGGTTAATGTTCGGGGGGCCTCAGACGGCGACTGGCCAGCATTTCGCTTCCCTCCGCTGACATGCTGGAGCTAATCTTCTCACATTCCCCTGGCTGAGGGAATGCTCCCGTTAAAGAAAAAAGGCTATCTAAAGTCTGACCCCTAGCCCTTGTTAAAATGGCACGCATTCTCCACATGATTCCTTTTCTGGGGCTGTTCGTTTCTTCTGAACTGCGGTAGCTTGTCCTACTGCAGGCACAGAAATGGTCAACTATTATTGGCCTGCATTTGCCCCTCTACTTGTTGTCCCCATCAATGTGTTatattcagctgtgttttccCCCGTTGCTCAAGTATCTCACATTTCTGAGTTATCCCCAACATGGAATCTTTCTATTTatttctccctgtgtgtgtagGATCACTGAACACTGCTGAATGTAGACTCCTGTTTCCCAGtgactgtgttttatatttaactgGAATGTGCCACAGTTCAGATTTGTTCTACTCTTTAGAGGGGAAATACTGCTTAAAACTCAACATAAGTGGATTTGTGAAGAAGCTAATAAATCACCCTCCAGTCTCTGTATTGttgaacaaatgtaaagttgtcGGGTGCCTCAAACTCTTCAGTCTCCTCAACAGGAGCATTGTTAGAGCTCCCACAATTAGCATGTCAATTCTTCAGGCTTTTTCATCATATGTCTGGTCACAGTGCATTTGCTGGTCAATGCAGTGTGTCAGTTTGAGTCAGTGCCCTTCACTTTGTTTggaatgtgtttacatgaatgACTATTTGAAGTGAGAGAAGctaatatattttgttttgtttttttttcatttatatactttttttttgtttcctggtGCCAAAGATGTACTCTATTTTTAAGTTATAACCGATGATGAATACAAAAGGTTCTGTTAAGGTGCCTTGCTTCAGCTGGTTGACCCATTTTGATGTTGCTGTGAACTTTTGTAAAGGAAACATTTGTATGTATGCCTTAACATTTCACTACAATAGAATAAAATTCTTAATATATGTCTGATAAAAtgctttctgttttgatttgtcaCACCTGTTTAATACTGTTTATGCACAGGTTTGATTACAAAAACCCAGTACTACTATAAATCAAGTtagattaaaataatttatgaaGCCGTTATTTTATGATGAAATAGTtgcataacattaaaaaactatttcagtgttttgatgaaggttctcagtcatccaggtcatggtaattctaagttATGTTTCaaaggcaactggacttgtttcagtttcttgaagacgtttcacctctcatccaagaggcttgttcagttctaactaactggacgggagtgtgggagtgtccttacagagttgttcAGAACGGCTGTCTTTGAACAAGGAGGTGGCCTATGACATTACATATTACCCACCTATGATGCTGTAGTTCCCTCcacagacagcttaacaaccatttaCATGTGGGCTCACCTATCACGAGCAACATGAAGGCCAGTTAAGTCAGTGAAACCACAAGTGGCCCTagtgactctgtaaggacactcccacacaaggTTTAAAAGCCAgccaactcccctccagttagtcagaactgaagaaaccTCTTGGATAAGAGTTGAAACGtcatcaagaaactgaaacaagtccgtGTGCCCACGATACTGCACCTATTATTCAATGTTATATTATGTGGTAAGTGTTCTGTTATGGAGTGAGAAAATTCTAATTGTTAGCTAAATACACTTGTATTATAATGCAAAGGCAGGGCGACCTAAAGTGTAACAGCAGCAAAGACAGAGTCACTAAATTAGCGAACTGACTCAGTCATGAGCAGTCACACAGCCGTGTAAAGTTTACTTACGTTAGCTACAATAAGCCATGATGAGCTACTTGTGATACCATGCTAAGTAGGGCTGTGTCACTACAGTGTGATTAATTAAGCAAGGgtatgttttattgcatttgaattcagcttttctttgttaaGCGAACGTGTGTGAAGGGTGGAGACTGTTAAGACTGTGGTCAGCTTGAATACGTGGTGGTCGTCAAGGATTCTGCTGGTGACCAAGACAGAGGACGAAATGTATCAAAGTTTCCACAGACGGTCCTTCAACCACTCCTAAAGAGCAATGCATCCCAATGCTCCACATGTATGATGAGTATGTTCCAAACACTTGGATCTGTCTGAATATACTGCTCCATTTTTGCTCCACTTTTACCACTTTCATCAACCTTTATGTGTAGCGAGAACGCTCTGAAACCTTCCCTGCCCAGCACCAACTGGTAGACAATTAAAGTTAACATCTAAACTGGTGAACATAGAACATGGAGCAGCAACTAAAGAGACCGATGTGTCCGTCATGTGTCACTGGAGATTAAAACAGAGTGTAAAGGAAGATGAATAACATAACATTTACCCTCACCTGACTGACACAGTGTGGCCCT includes the following:
- the amotl2a gene encoding angiomotin-like 2a; translated protein: MRTAEDSSGTVLHRLIQEQLRYGNLTDTRTLLAIQQQALRGGSNSGGGGTGSPRSSLESLTQEESQYIHMSKRQEPQGQEHQGDGLHSESQVCHLYQLHGEELPTYEEAKAHSQYLISQQGQAEQEGPSMDIMGVHSEGQWDMKREHARSLSERLLQLSLERNGLRHSLAMSSSHSYPQLCNNNNNVNTVAPDRQGVQQCVDQRGPPPDYPVIARLPGYMVSHSQEHGQYCRDPPPPFFSQHDRYVSAQSQVAHNSITAASSGNSAQTDMLMRENERLRKELEVYVEKAARLQKLELEIQRISEAYETLMKGSAKRETLEKTMRNKLEAEIKRLHDFNRDLREQLDTATKQRAAECSDQRQHVFVKLLEQNEEQQREREQLERQIQHLRVSGEDCQRRREMLEQALASTQARNRQLEEELQRKRAYVEKVERLQSALAQLQAACEKRETLELRLRTRLEQELKSLRAQQSQNQAADPTASELSSSTLQQQLREREERILALEADITKWEQKYLEESTMRQFAMDAAATAAAQRDTTIINHSPRHSPNNSFNEDLPLSSHRHQEMENRIRALHAQLLEKDAVIKVLHQRSRLEQGKLEKQGLRLARSVPSINTVTSSTESKAKSLSDDQTGAASAAALQPRPRVVPKRPSRDCSTQSDEAPPEPAVTAELKMFAPLSAATTDTSEEPKAPLKTFKSINSSDAEMVEILI